Genomic segment of Arachis hypogaea cultivar Tifrunner chromosome 16, arahy.Tifrunner.gnm2.J5K5, whole genome shotgun sequence:
tcatagtaaagtccagaaatgtgaatttaacataaaaactaatgaaaatatccctaaaagtaactagatcctactaaaaacatactaaaaacaatgtcaaaaagtgtataaattatccgctcatcagtgtcccAATTTATTTTTGGGTTGAATGTGTTGCTACTGCAGCTTTTTTTATCAATAGATCTCCCTCCTTTACTCTTGGCTGGAAGTTCCCTTATCAATTACTTTACAATAAGGAACCCACATATGAAGACTTGAAGGTGTTCGGATGCCTTGCCTATGCTTCGACTTTACCTTCTTCTAGGAACAAGTTCTCACCAAGAGGCATTCCAACAGTTTTTCTTGGCAACCCACGAGGTTACAAACGGTACAAACTCTATGATCTCAATAATAGAAAGTTCTTTATTTCAAGGGATGTGATTTTTCATGAATTGAATTTTCCCTTCAAGCTTGGCAGCACTTATTCTTCCTTACCTGATCCTTTTGATGATCATGTCCTTCCTAAGCCAATTTAAGTTTCCCTTAATACACCTCAACTCGTTGCTCCGGCTACACCTGTTCCTATTGTGACACAGCCACGAGCTGAGAACCCACAACCGTTGAGAAGAAGTCAGCGACTCCATAGGGTGCCTACTTATCTTACAGACTACCATTGCAACAATGTGGTGAATCCTTTGGCGATGgtgcattttttttcttatgaGAGCTTGAGTCCAGCATACAAGGATTATTGTATGCAAGTTTCTGATTTTTATGAACCCCAATTTTATCACCAAGCTGCCAAGTATCCTCAATGGCAACAGGCTATGGCTGAGCAATTACAAGCTATGAAGAATAACCGTACATGGGAGGTGGTTTCACTTCCAATCGAAAAATATTGTATTAGTTGTCGATGGGTGTATAAGGTGAAGCGCAAGCAAGATGGGTCAGTTGATAGATGTAAAGCTCGTTTGGTTGTTAGAGGAAACACTCAACAAGCTGGTGTAGACTATAAGGATACTTTTTCACCCGTTGCCAAACTCACCACTATTCGTTTACTACTTGCTGTTGCTGCTGTGAAGAATTGGAAATTGTTGTAGCTAGGAATTAATAATGCCTTCTTGAATGGTGATCTTGATGAGGAGGTGTATATGCAACTACCTCAGGGATATGCCAGCAAGGGGGGATAGGGGGAGAAGCTTGTATGCAAACTAAACAAGTCAATCCATGGCTTGAGACAGGCTTCGAGGCAATGGTTTACCAAGTTCTCCACTGCTTTGCTTGGTGCTGGTTTCACTCAGTCCAAATCAGATTATTCTCTATTTCATAGAGGAACAGGTGATTCACTTGTTATGGTGCTTGTATATGTCGACAACATCATTGTTGCTAGTAAACTTGGTGATATGGTTGCCCAAACTCAGCAAACTTTGCAAGGTCTTTTCAAACTCAAGGTGCTTGCCCCTTAAAGTATTTCCTTGGATTGGAGATAGCAAAATCTAAGGAAGGCATTTGTTTGTCTCAACGAAATTACACCCTTTCTTTGCATGAAGACACTGGATTTTTGAATTGTAAACCTGCCTCTGTACCCTTGGATCCAAACATAAAACTTACTGCCACTGATGGGGATTTGCTCGAGGATGCGGGACAACATAGGAGGTTGATTGGCAAGTTACTTTACCTCACTATTTCAAGACCCGATATTTGATTTGCCGTGAATAAGCTGAGCCAATACATGTCTTCTCATCGCACGACCCATTTGGATGTTGTCTATCATGTTTTGAGATATTTGAAGGCTGCACCTGGGTAGGGCTTGCTTTTTTCGGTTTCTTCCCCTTTATTGGTCAAGGCATATGGGGATGCTAATTGGGGAAGCTGTGCCGAAACCAGACGATCTACTACCGGCTATTGTGTCTTCCTTAGcgattctctaatctcatggaagtTGAAGAAATAAGACACCGTTTTGAGGTCCATGGCTGAAGCAGAGTATCGAGCACTTGCCAATGTCACTGCTGAAGTTGTGTGGATTATGAGGCTGCTTCAGGATTTTGAGATACAAGTTGATCCACCTTTTATTTTCTGTGACAGCAAAGCTGCAATCCACATTGCAGAGAATCCCACCTTCCATGAGCATACCAAGCATATTGAAATGTATTGTCACTTTGCTCGAGAATGTATACAAGACGGTACCATGAAGCTGGTGCATGTGAAGTCAGGACATCAGCTTGCCAATGTTTTAACAAAAGTTGTGCAACCTACCTTGTTTAAGAACTTGATCAGCAAGttagaaatcattaatattttttctccAACTTGAGGGGGAGTATTGGCAGATATCTTGCTTTGCTTGTTATGATTGTTATTTATTTACTGCGGTTAGTTAGCCTTATTTAGAGAGGAATCTTTTTCGTAGTTTAGGGGTTTGTTAGTTTGTTAGCCTGATATGTATATGTGCATATTTTCCATCCCAAGCTAATAGAGATACAACAACAAATCATTTTCAGTACCAATTTTGGTTCCAACATGATGCTATATATTCAAGTTTTTTTAGCAATCAAGTTCAATCAAGTTGGTTCAAACCCAACAAAAACCAGCTTCATTATTAGCGCGTGTGAACACGCTATGCTTcttcacattcttcttcttttttacgtttttcttcctcttcttcgtgttctttttttttacatattttcttATCATCGTCATTCTTTTATTGCTCTGttattgctgcatttttttcttttcttcctcttttttttggtaatttttgCAGCATTTTAtatgtcttctttttctttgtttgatttttttctcttttttttttatttttattcttgttatgagggtaaataaaaagaattatgagaagtttcaaaaaaaaaagatgaagataataacgaagaagaagaaggggaggAGGAGTTTTGAGTTATGTAGAATTTATCAGAAAATAACACCGAATTTTTTTTTACTGTGACACAAATTTTTTGAACTACACTTATTGGATTGAATTCTTGCCATAAACAAAAATAGCATCGAAATTTCATAATTTTAACATTGAAATTTTGTTATAGAATACAGAAATCTCTtttttaatgctgcattttttttatttcttattcttctttcgttctttcttttcttttgcttttacATCTTCTTTTAGGAGTATATATTGCTTCTCATATTAGACTTGAATAAACATGTATTACAATcttatttagttgaatgaatgtagattCACACTTATTGGATTGAATTATTTGTAGAAACAAAAATAACACCGAAATTTGTTTAAAGTGACACCGAAATTTCTATGTCAAAACTAAGATATCTAtatgttattattaaaaaatttcagtattatttttctgataaattctacaaaattcaaaactcttcttcttcctcttctttatcTTCTAGTGCTACttcttttttttacattttttcttatttatctttttcttcttattttattttttaataattctttTTGTTTCACTCTCTAACGATAACGATAACGATGATAATGATTATGATAGAGCTCCACAAGAAAATCAGCATTTTGACACGCTTTTAAAGAATGACAAAAAGTACAAAAAAGCGCAACGATAGCTTTTtaccacgctttttgagctatcagCACGCTTTTAAAAGGGTCACATCCACAAGCGTACCAATTgttctattgccacgcttttataaATCTATTGGTAACACTttattttttgccacgcttttatctATTGACACGCTTAAAAGTGTGGCTGTATGTATGAACCTATAGCCACGCTTTTAGAAACATGCCCATTAGTTTGGTTTTAGTTACGTTAAGAAAGTGTTCTGATAGAGGACATACAACGACATTTTCTTAAACGTATCTAAATGTAAACCTATTGTCCATGATTTTAAAATGTGGCTATAtccttatcaaattaaaaaaaatatatcctaGTATGGGCAGTAGGGCTGTCAAATGGGCTAGCGCAGTCCATTTAGGCCCGGCCCGTTAAACCCGTCCGTTAAATGAACTGGACCGTTTAAGCCCGCTTTATTCGCGGGCCATAATTTTTTAACTCGGACCGTTTATGGTCAGCCCGATGGGTTAAATGGGCCAACccgtttatccttttattttattttttgaataatattttgaCAAAGAATATCACTTTTAGGTCAAAAacctttaaaaataatatttttttagttgatgggtcGAATTTTCGGGTCGAATCGAGAGAAATATCGGCTAAAAGTGCTACTTTTTTTGaagaaatgcaaaaaaaaaaaataaagggcCACCCGTTTAACTCGTCATTTTTTTCGGGTTAATTGGGGTCAGCCCGTTTAGCCCGAAATTTAAACGGGTTTAATTTTAAAGGCAAAACCCACCCATTTAAATGGGTAAACAGACTGACCTGATGGGTTTAGCCCATTTTAACGACCCTAATGGgcagaattttttttttagattttttaatacaaaataaacctgTTTTCTAATATAAAATTGTCCATCCATTCTGTTGTGAACAGCTTTCACCGCAGCTACTTTATCCCCATGGCAGCCCTATTAGTACTTATTTCCATGTTTAAAAGTGATTTTTTCATGCAacctttaatataatttttctaaacACTCCTTCAATAGCCGATAAAGATGCCAGAGAAAACCTAAAGAAATTCTCAGTTTCCACCTCCAAATGTATATCCAGCAAGGtagaattaaataaatagaatcaATCATCATAACGTCAtgcaaaacaaatttaaaaacaatGTATGAAGAgaaaatgttttttatttgagtttaaacTTAATTGTTCATAACCAAAACATTGTTTATATGAAATCCAACATAAAACCAACTGTCTtacctttttttgtttttgcttttttgcaTTTTAAATGATATAGACAATTAACTCCttaataaaattaactattaaaaacaataaaagagaAGAAATCAGGTTCAATCTTAAAGCACGGTTTGCATCCAAAATGGATAAAGACATAcaacaaaatatatacatatatacacaacATAATCTTCATATATAAATTTCTTACTGATCCTCATATTCCATTTCAATCATTAGCTTTCAAATGAACAGTATAATtggagaaagtgagaaagaaattaACCTTCCACAACATTTCAGAGAACCATTGACCATAATAGCTATCCGATCACTTACGCTATGTTTGTTACGGTGGAAAATAGGGGAAATTTGATATGGacggaaagaaatagaaaggaaatATATACTTTCACTTGTTTGGTTTTGAAAGAAAATGTGAAGGAAAAATACAACAGTAGCAAAAAGTGATGTGGGCCCAGCAAAAACTTTTCTCCCCAACTAAGGcgagaaaatgaaaggaaaacTCATTCCATTTCATCATTCCAAACCCTACCCTTCTCTTTTTCTCGAAGACTCTTCTTCAACCTGGGACTCAGCCGTGCATGCTACCCACTTCCAACGCTATCAACCACTGCAACTGTTACCAACGGTCCATTCTTCTACCACTACTCAACCATTCTGGTCACAGCGTCTTGCATCTACTGGTAAAATTATGTAAGTTTTCTATGCTACTCTTATTTTACCTTTCATTCTTTATATTCATAGATTTGTGTGTATGAGATTTAATTTTGCAGTATAGGGACAGAAATAAGAGGTTTTGGTTCGATTTACTAGTTTGTGAATTTTCATGTGTGTAaactgtttgataaaatgctccaATGAAAAAATTCAAACTACTAATTCATAAGTTAATCAGAGTTGAAGAGATTGATGTGTGTATACACTATAGATAAGTTTTTGATGTTGCTCTTATTTCATATTTGACGCTATATACTGATGGATCTGTGTTTGTGATTTAATTTTGAAGTATATGGATAGAGATTATATGTTAGTTTGATTTATTACTTTGTTAATTTTCATGTATGTAAACTGTTTGCTGAAATGCTCCAATAAAAAATGTTGATTCATAGTTTGTTAACTTTTATGTCTAtaaattgtttgataaaatgctccaataaaaaatataactggTAAAACAAACTTGGTTTAGCTAAACTAAATGATTTCACAGGACacacaaattattattattagggagCTAAGTTATTAAACGATAGAAATTAACAACTTACCTTTCACGGCAAAGTAAACTTGGTCCACTGCGCTTGTTCGCAAACTTGCTCCATAATCTACACTTTTATAACTATtcaactattttatttatttatacacaAAATTCATAAGTAATTCTCACATGGATAGGTCATGAAgctgattaaaataatttttttatataaaaaggaCAGCTAAAAAAAACGTtaaacaattttaaatatttgattagtAGGTAAATTTATGatataacatataaaaaattaattactatcttTATGGGAATAGtctttgtatataaaaaaaattcttatacaGCGTTTAATAATTTTCTTCTAAAATACTCCTTTCTATATatccataatattttttatttttatgtaaatttaaACCCCAAATCACATTAACACCTATTAGTTGCTTTCGTTttctgtgttttttatttttggtttctttcatatgtagtttatgtttaaattttttcgAGAGGTATAAGAAATTGTTATCTTTCAattgattgagattcttttacaattacttatattctttgattaggaggtcatatatataaatactagTTATTTAATTGCATTGCTTATGCTTAACATATGAtgctatatttttttgtttttgttggtgcTGTAAATGTACGATATGTACATTTGAAACTACAAAGTGCTTGTTAAATGGATAAGGCTGATCATGAAGAAAGTTTTTTGGTCGTCAATatggaagacatctttaattGTGATTTCTCACTAAACCTTTCCTTTAAGTTTGGGGTCGATAATCAGGAAAACATGTTAACCCTTGAAAACCAAGAACATATATTAACAGTTTTGAGGGAGGATTGGAAAAGACGACAAAAATTATGCACAATAACACTGATATGTTACATTGTGCACATGTTATATTTATTGAAATGTATGTCTACGAGGGTTGACAAATCCATCTCCCATAAATTGGTTGGGCGAGAACAAATTCGAGCTACCTTAATGCAACAGTTAAGAGAAACTCATAGGTATCGTGACATCCTACGCATGGGCCCTAATGCATTTCTTCAATTGTGCGAGAAATTAAGAGCAACATGTCAAGTGAGAGATACAAAACATGTTACAGTagaggagcaagttgctaggtTCTTGTATATAATAGCTCATAATGTGAAAACTAGAACCGTTTCTTTTTTCTACCACCGGTCTGGAGAAACTGTTAGCCGTCACTTCCATGCTGTGCTACGGGCAATTATTTTACTAGAAGATGAATTTCTTCGACAACCATCTGCATCCATTATTTCTCCGGCGATCCTTCACAATCATAGATTTTATCCTTATTTTAAGGTATGGACATGTACAATTACAtgaataaataattttgattGATATATACAATTTCAAGTTACTTTATTAAATAATGGACTATTATTTAGGATTGTATTGGAGCTATAGATGAAACACATTTTCGTGTCAAAGTACCCATAGGAGATCAACCCAAATTTCGATGGAGAAAAGATTGGCCGACACAAATTGTATTAGCTGCATGTGATTTCGATATGAAGTTCACTTATGTATTAACGGGTTGGGAAGGAACAGCATCTGACTCAAAAGTTCTTAAGAATGCATTATCGAGGGATGATAATCTTAAACTTCCACGAGGTACATAAGACTATATTGTCTCATTAGTAGGTAAAGATTAGTAGTTTGTGTGTTTAtactaaattaatcattttaaatGATGGATTCtgtaggaaaattttgtcttggGGATGCTGGATTTATGCTGAAGCATGGATTAATTACCCCATACCGAGGTGTAAGGTATCACTTAAAAGAGTATGCAAGACGTGGCCCAGAAAATGAAAAGGAATTATTTAATCTTCATCATGCTTCATTGAGAAATGTTATCGAAAggtcatttggagttttgaagaaaagatttGCAATAATCACAAGC
This window contains:
- the LOC112754073 gene encoding uncharacterized protein, giving the protein MGPNAFLQLCEKLRATCQVRDTKHVTVEEQVARFLYIIAHNVKTRTVSFFYHRSGETVSRHFHAVLRAIILLEDEFLRQPSASIISPAILHNHRFYPYFKDCIGAIDETHFRVKVPIGDQPKFRWRKDWPTQIVLAACDFDMKFTYVLTGWEGTASDSKVLKNALSRDDNLKLPRGKFCLGDAGFMLKHGLITPYRGVRYHLKEYARRGPENEKELFNLHHASLRNVIERSFGVLKKRFAIITSDTEPHYDFETMTEIVLACCILHNFLMGVDPDPHLIAQVDRELQENNPEEDEIVRHE